In Lysobacter sp. FW306-1B-D06B, the sequence GCCGTCGTTGAGACGCGCGCCCTTTGCACCCTTCGCCTGGACAACGCCGATGGTGTCGCCCAGGGACTGCGCCAGCGTGATACCGCCACGGTGGATGACGAGGCCGCCGGACGCGTTGACCGAGGCCGAGTTGTAGCCGCTGCCCTGGGTGTAGGACGCGCCCAGGATGTTGTACGGCGTGCGCCAGCCGACATTCGCACCGACGCTGTCGGTGTTGTTGTCGTTGAAGTTGCCGTTGACACCGTAGTTGAACTGGCTGCGATCGCCCGCCGACCCGCTGACCCGGGCCTGCACGCCGTTGCCATCGCGTCCATGGGAGCCCGCCACGCTCAACATGGGCGTGTGGCTCGTGCGGCCGCTGCCGCCCAGCGGCACGGACAGCGTGAAGTAGTAGCTGTTGTCGTAGTCGCCACCGGCCACGCGCGCCCGGTTGGCAGACACGCCATAGGTGAGGTTGCGGTAGCGGTTGTTCCAGCCGAGCTGGTAGCTGGTGTCGACCGAACGATCGGCGTCCCAGTAATCGTTGCGCGAACCGGAGACGTACAACGAACCGGCGCGGTCGCCCAAGCGCTGGCTGAGCATGATGTCGAACTTGCTGCGCTGGCGGCCGGCGCCTTCCATCACGCCACCGGCCAGTGCCCCCGTGCGCACGTCATCGTCGAGGCGCACTGCGTCGCCCAAGCTAAGGAAGCCCTCGGTCGAGTAGCGGTATGCCGCCAGGGTGAAGTTGGTGCTGGTGGAGGGAACGGCCTTGCTGTACGTGACGCGGGCGCTGTAGCCGCTCTGGTCGCCGCCGTTGCCGCTGAAGCGGGTGCGCGCACCGGTGATGTCGGCCGCGAAGGCACCGACGGGGGTGCTGACCGCGGCACCGATCAAGGCGGCGCGGTACAGGTCGTTGCCGGCCGCCTGGACACCGGCGTACGCCGTCAGCGCGTTGTTGATGCCACGCTGGTAGGTGCCCTCGACGAAGATCGGCGCATCTTTGACCAGCCCTTGGTCACGCACTTCGCCCGCCGTGGCGGAGAAGCGTGAGGTGCCCGCGCGCAGGAGCTGCGGCACGGCGGCATAGGGCACGGTGAAGGTCTGAACGCGGCCGTCGGCCTCGCGCACCGTGACCTCCAGATCGCCGCCGTAGCCGACGGCGCTGAGGTCATTGACCTCGAACGCGCCCGGCGCTACGGTCGTCTGGTACAGCACGAAGCCGGCCTGACGCACCTCGACGGTGGCGTTGGTTTCCGCGGTGCCGCGAATGATGGGAGCGTAGGTGCGCTGCGAGTCCGGCAGCATGCGCTCGTCGCTGGCCAACTGCACACCGCGGAAGCCGACGGAGTCGAACAGCTGACCCGTGGTGAACGTGTCGCCCACAGTCAGCTGCGCCTTCAGGCGGTCGACGTCGTGCTGAGCGTAGGTGCGGATGCTCTGGAAGTCCGAGTTGCCGTCACGGTTCCACTGGTAGCTCGACTGATTCCGGATACGCCAGCCGCCGAGGTTCAAGCCCGCGTCCAGACCGAGGTAGCCCGACAGGTTGCTGTCATGGCCATTGCGTTGCGATTGATTGCCGCTGGCGGTATAGCCAAGCGTGAACGCATTGACGCCGCGGTCCCACAGACTCGGATCCACCCAGCCGCGTGGATCGTGACTCATCGAAATTTGAGGCACGCTGACGCGCAGGCTCAGATCACCCGCATCGGCGTAGACGGTGGCACCGGGAACAAGCGCGGGGAGATCGAGGCAGTCGCCGTCCAGATTCGCGCCTTCGGCCTCCAGCTTGCCGACATTGACGCCCATCGTGGTGAGCAGCGTGCGGGTAAAGCAGGCTTTGGTGTCGCTGCCGTCGTCACGGAATGTGACGGTCTCGCGCGAGAGAAGATACTCGTTGACGTAGAGGTCAACGCGCTGCGCACCCGTGGGCATCGGATTGCCGCGCTCGAAACGGCTCAAGTCGGCGGCGGCGGCGGTCGCACCACCGAGGAAGCCCGCGTTGAATTCGACCTGTGCGGGACCCGGCTCCGGCGAAGGATTGGGCGAAGGATCCGGCGCTGCCACCGCCGCGAACGGAGCCATTGCGGCGAGGATGCACACACCGATGCGCTTGCGACGCAGCCCATAAGCAGCGGCTTGATCCTGAAGAGTTTCGAGCGAGGCAGTGAACATGGCGTTACCTGGCGGGGATTGGGCCCGCGCAATAGCGGCAGGCCAGGAATTCGGGACAAACCTTTCCTAGCCCCTCGTGGAGGGACTGGGGATGTTCGGGTGGGGAACTAGTTGCGAAGTGCGCCTGGCTCAGCGCGTGTAGGCGGCCTCGTGCTCAACCGTCGCGCCGTAGTCATTGATGTAATGGAAAACAATGCGGCCGCTATCTGCGCCATTTTCCAGCGGGAAGGTCTGACGACCCATAGCCGGGCACATGCCGCCGTTGTCGCCGACCTTCGTTGGATCCTTGGCGTCCTTGAGGCGGACATACGTCATGGACACGTTGTACGGCGTTGCATTCGTGCACTCGACGGCGAGCTTGTCTCCCTGACGCACCATGCGCCAGCCAAGCTGATCGACCGATGCTTCGGGGCTACCCTGCAACGTCGTCGGGCGATAGAAAATCTTGATGCGCGTGCGCACCGCAAACTGCAAGTAATTGCTGTCTTGGTCAGCCTTCGGGGCCGGCGGAATCTCGAGCACGTTCAGGTAGAACACGGACTCGCGGTCCTGCGGAAGCTGGGCACCGGTGAACATCAGGCGCAGTGCTTGGCCCTTGCCCGGATCGATGCGCGAAATGGGAGGCGTGATGAGGAACGGAGCCTTGCTGGTCTCAGGCGATTCCTCCGGGTTGCCGCTGTCCGTCCATGACTGGATCAGGCGTGGCACGTCGCCCTTGTTCGTCACCTGGACCGTGACTTCACGGTGGGAGGCCGGATAGATGACTCGCGTGCCCACAATCTGGATGCCGGCATGCGCGGCGGAAAGACCACCGACCAGGGTCAGGACCAGCGCGGACAGCGTGCGTGAAAGGGTTTTCATGGCAACTCCGATGAAGCGGACCTTCGAATCCAGTACAAGTAATGGTGTGGCCGGCTAAGCCGGCCACACCTTTGCAACGCTTGAAGCGATTACTGGTACGACAGCACGTACGTGGCCTGCGCCTTGACCTTGCCCGGCTGGGCGGCGGCGGTGGCGAAGTACTGCGCCGAGTACTGCAGCTTGGCCTGGCCGCTCACGAACGGGGCGGTGCTGGTGTTCGCGCCCGTGTACAGGTTGATCGCCGTGGAGGCCTGGTTCAGCAGCTGGACCTGCACCATGGCCGGGCCGGTGGCATCGATGTTCTTGAGGTTGCCCGTGGCCGAGTCGATCTTGGTGGCGTCGTACTGGAACCACAGCTTGGCGAGCTTGCTGGTATCGCACACGTCACCGGCGTTGCCGCCGACGTTCACGGTGAAGCCCTTGGCACCGGCGACGGAGTTGGCGGCCGGCAGGCGGTCCTTGTGAACCGGGGCCAGGTCGACGGTGAAGTCGGCGCCGCCGCTGGTGTTTTCGCCGCCGCTCACGGTGCAGGTGCCATCAAGGACTTCGCCGTTGATGGTGATGGTGCCGCCCGAAGCAGCGAAAGCGGACGGAGCTGCGACGACGCCGAGGACGGCAACCATAGCGGAGGAGAGGAGGATCTTCTTCATTGCAATTTCCTATGCGTTACTGATGGGTGGGTAGGCCGCAGAGGTAGTTCTTGCCGTGATTGGCTTGCCCTAGCGACAGGGCGTATCTTGGCCACCAGGCTGACTGGGACCCATCGGACAGTTCCTAAAAATTGCGTAAAGCGGATCTCGCTTTTGAGTAAAGTTCCAATCGGATGCGGACAGCCGACTCAGCCTGGCTGAGTTCCTCGCCAGCGACGGAGCGTGATTCGTCGCCCGTCGCGCGCGAATCTGAAATTCCTACCGTGGGTTCGCTGTCTGGCACAAGGGCTTGGGGTGCACCCGGGAAACTCACACGCTCGTCACGTCTTCACAGTAGACGGGTTGATCGCCACAGACGTCCCGCGTCGATTCGCGCGTGGTCCGCCCCAAGGCGAGAGCGTTTACATTCAGATCATTCTGATGGCAGCCCATCGGCCGCGGAACTTAGTGTGGACCGACAGGCGCTGACCGCAAAAAGAAGGTATCCCATGGGCTCTCGCACGCGGTTGCGTATCGTCCTCTCGATGTTCCGGACCCTTCTCATCCTGTGCATGCTGATGTGCGGTGCTGTCGGCGCGCAGGCGCGCGCGCCCGGCTCGGTGGCCCTTGCACCTTCGGAAGTCGCGTGGCGCCAGGCGCATCCGGTCATACAGGTCGGCGTGTATGCGGGCGATTTCGTGCCGTTCGAAACCTGGCGCGGCGGGCAACCGGAAGGACTGGGCGTCGACTACGCGCGCCTGCTCGCGGGCCGCGCGGGATTGCAACTGGAGTTCCGCCCGTACAACGACTGGGTGTCGGTCGCGCTGGGTGGATCGAATGAGTCGATGCCGTACGACATGCTGCTCACGCAGCCGGTCATCCCGCAGCGGCTGGACCGCTTCCACATGCTGCGACCCTTCGTGCTGGGCCAGCAGGTGGTGCTGGTGGCGCGCAAGGGCGACCTGCAGATCCGCGGCGCGGGTGATCTCAACACGGCGCGCGTCGTCCTGGAACGCAAGTTTCAGGTCGTCTCGCGCGTAGTACATGACGAGTTTCCAGGCGCGACGCTTGTCTACGCCGAAGACGGCGCGCAAGCGCTGGACATGCTCACCCGCGGCGAGGCCGATGCCTACGTCGGCGTCACCGCCGCGCGCACGCGGACGCTGGTGCAGCAGCGCCAGACGGACGATGTGTCGATACTTGGCCCGTTCGGTCTGCCGACGTTTGAGTTCGCCCCGGCGGTACGGCGCGATCTCAATGAGTTGACCAGCATCCTGCGCAAGGCCGAAGCCACCATCACCGAGCGCGAGCTTGTGCAGCTGCGCGCACGCTGGGGCCTGGACGACCACGACAGGCTCCCGTTCGCGCACGCAGGCATCTCGGCTGCGGAGCGTCAGCGTCTGGCCGGACTGCCGGTGCTGCGAATCGGGTACGAGGTGGACCGCTATCCCTACAGCTTCATCAATCGCAAGGGCGCGTTCGACGGCATCGCGGCGGACTACATCAACATCCTGCAGAAGCAAACGGGGCTGCGCGTGCAACTGGTCCCGGCGCAGGACTGGGGCAGTCTTGAGCGGATGGTGCTGGCCCACGAGATCGATCTGATCGCGGCCGGCAGCAGCGAGGACATCGATTCGAGCGAGATGGGCTTCAGCCAGCCCTATGAGTATTTTCCCGAAGTCATCGTGGCGCGCATGCAGGGTCCGCCGATCGCCGGCCCTAAGGACCTGGTAGGGCGGACGGTGTCTGTGCGTGATGAGGCCGGCGTCCTGTCGCGCTTGCGCGCCATGCTCCCGCGCACGCGCCTGCTCGCGGTGGGCAGCAACGAAGCGGGGCTGACGAAAGTCGCGAACGGCGAGGCCGACGCTTACGTGGGCACGTTGCCCGCCATCGACGCGCTGATCCGCAATCGCTACGCGGCCGAACTTCGCGTCGTCGGCCCAGCAGGAATGGACACCGAGCTCGCATTCGGTGTTCGCCGCGAACATGAGGCGCTACTGCCCGTGATCAATCGGGTGCTGGACGGCCTGGACGAAGGCGAGCGCCAGGCAATCCGGTCGCGCTGGCTCACCACCGAATACGCCTACGGCGCACCGTGGGGCTGGGTGCTTCTCGCCGCCGCCGTGCTGCTGCTGGTGGTCGGCGCCATCGCCTTCGCCTACGTCCGGCTGCGGCGGGCCACAAACGCCAAGGCGAAGGCCGAGCACGAGCTGACGTTGCAGCTGGGATTCCAGCAGGCGTTGCTGGAATCCATTCCCTATGCCGTGCTCGTGAAGGACAGCGAGGGCCGCTACGTCGCCGTCAATCGCGCCTACGAGGAGATGTTCGGAAGACGTCGCGAGGAACTGATCGGCCACACGTTGATCGAGACGCACCACCTGCCCGATGTCGACGCGAACGCGCTCATGGACGAGGACGCGGAGCTGTTGCGCGCGGGTGGGAGTACGCGTCGCGAGTACCAGATGCGTCTATCGGCGACGGACGAGGCGCGCAGCCTGATCGTCTGGCGCCACCCCGTCATCACGTCCGACGGGCAGTCGCGTCTGCTCGGCACCATCGTCGACGTCAGCGACATCCGTGCCGCCGAGGCCCGGGCACGCGCGTCCGAGCAACGCCTGAGCGACATCACCCAGGCGATACCCGGCCTGGTCTTCCGGC encodes:
- a CDS encoding transporter substrate-binding domain-containing protein; translated protein: MFRTLLILCMLMCGAVGAQARAPGSVALAPSEVAWRQAHPVIQVGVYAGDFVPFETWRGGQPEGLGVDYARLLAGRAGLQLEFRPYNDWVSVALGGSNESMPYDMLLTQPVIPQRLDRFHMLRPFVLGQQVVLVARKGDLQIRGAGDLNTARVVLERKFQVVSRVVHDEFPGATLVYAEDGAQALDMLTRGEADAYVGVTAARTRTLVQQRQTDDVSILGPFGLPTFEFAPAVRRDLNELTSILRKAEATITERELVQLRARWGLDDHDRLPFAHAGISAAERQRLAGLPVLRIGYEVDRYPYSFINRKGAFDGIAADYINILQKQTGLRVQLVPAQDWGSLERMVLAHEIDLIAAGSSEDIDSSEMGFSQPYEYFPEVIVARMQGPPIAGPKDLVGRTVSVRDEAGVLSRLRAMLPRTRLLAVGSNEAGLTKVANGEADAYVGTLPAIDALIRNRYAAELRVVGPAGMDTELAFGVRREHEALLPVINRVLDGLDEGERQAIRSRWLTTEYAYGAPWGWVLLAAAVLLLVVGAIAFAYVRLRRATNAKAKAEHELTLQLGFQQALLESIPYAVLVKDSEGRYVAVNRAYEEMFGRRREELIGHTLIETHHLPDVDANALMDEDAELLRAGGSTRREYQMRLSATDEARSLIVWRHPVITSDGQSRLLGTIVDVSDIRAAEARARASEQRLSDITQAIPGLVFRLRVEEDGRRRFTYMAGDSLGMVGMSAQELLADEPRVLARVHADDQMLVVRNVEAAATTLQPMPPFDLRFHVDGG
- a CDS encoding fimbria/pilus outer membrane usher protein, whose translation is MAPFAAVAAPDPSPNPSPEPGPAQVEFNAGFLGGATAAAADLSRFERGNPMPTGAQRVDLYVNEYLLSRETVTFRDDGSDTKACFTRTLLTTMGVNVGKLEAEGANLDGDCLDLPALVPGATVYADAGDLSLRVSVPQISMSHDPRGWVDPSLWDRGVNAFTLGYTASGNQSQRNGHDSNLSGYLGLDAGLNLGGWRIRNQSSYQWNRDGNSDFQSIRTYAQHDVDRLKAQLTVGDTFTTGQLFDSVGFRGVQLASDERMLPDSQRTYAPIIRGTAETNATVEVRQAGFVLYQTTVAPGAFEVNDLSAVGYGGDLEVTVREADGRVQTFTVPYAAVPQLLRAGTSRFSATAGEVRDQGLVKDAPIFVEGTYQRGINNALTAYAGVQAAGNDLYRAALIGAAVSTPVGAFAADITGARTRFSGNGGDQSGYSARVTYSKAVPSTSTNFTLAAYRYSTEGFLSLGDAVRLDDDVRTGALAGGVMEGAGRQRSKFDIMLSQRLGDRAGSLYVSGSRNDYWDADRSVDTSYQLGWNNRYRNLTYGVSANRARVAGGDYDNSYYFTLSVPLGGSGRTSHTPMLSVAGSHGRDGNGVQARVSGSAGDRSQFNYGVNGNFNDNNTDSVGANVGWRTPYNILGASYTQGSGYNSASVNASGGLVIHRGGITLAQSLGDTIGVVQAKGAKGARLNDGISKIDGRGYGIVNSLMPYRMNDVSLDPAGMSMDVELGESRYEVAPRAGAVVPITFETTSGATYLIQAQQDNGNPLPFGAEVRDSAGNVVGYVGQGGQAFVRLPDENSVALSVMWNGNGQCTIDWNASAATKSANGIAQISNGVCHAR
- a CDS encoding fimbrial protein; this encodes MKKILLSSAMVAVLGVVAAPSAFAASGGTITINGEVLDGTCTVSGGENTSGGADFTVDLAPVHKDRLPAANSVAGAKGFTVNVGGNAGDVCDTSKLAKLWFQYDATKIDSATGNLKNIDATGPAMVQVQLLNQASTAINLYTGANTSTAPFVSGQAKLQYSAQYFATAAAQPGKVKAQATYVLSYQ
- a CDS encoding fimbria/pilus periplasmic chaperone; this encodes MKTLSRTLSALVLTLVGGLSAAHAGIQIVGTRVIYPASHREVTVQVTNKGDVPRLIQSWTDSGNPEESPETSKAPFLITPPISRIDPGKGQALRLMFTGAQLPQDRESVFYLNVLEIPPAPKADQDSNYLQFAVRTRIKIFYRPTTLQGSPEASVDQLGWRMVRQGDKLAVECTNATPYNVSMTYVRLKDAKDPTKVGDNGGMCPAMGRQTFPLENGADSGRIVFHYINDYGATVEHEAAYTR